One segment of Pseudomonas asgharzadehiana DNA contains the following:
- the pstB gene encoding phosphate ABC transporter ATP-binding protein PstB, with amino-acid sequence MQHETHSHGINMSALGRDKQSLSLAEETVAIEVPGLSLYYGEKQALFDVSMNIPKQRVTAFIGPSGCGKSTLLRTFNRMNDLVDGCRVDGAINLYGTNIYRKGEDVAELRRRVGMVFQKPNPFPKTIYENVVYGLRIQGINKKRILDEAVEWALKGAALWDEVKDRLHESALGLSGGQQQRLVIARTIAVEPEVLLLDEPCSALDPISTLKVEELIYELKSKFTIVIVTHNMQQAARVSDYTAFMYMGKLVEFGDTDTLFTNPAKKQTEDYITGRYG; translated from the coding sequence ATGCAACACGAAACCCATTCCCACGGCATCAACATGTCTGCCCTGGGTCGCGACAAGCAGAGCCTGAGCCTGGCCGAAGAAACCGTGGCCATCGAAGTACCGGGCCTGAGCCTGTACTACGGTGAAAAACAGGCGCTGTTCGACGTCAGCATGAATATCCCCAAGCAGCGCGTGACCGCGTTTATCGGCCCGTCGGGCTGCGGTAAATCCACGCTGCTGCGCACCTTCAACCGCATGAACGACCTGGTGGACGGTTGCCGCGTGGACGGCGCCATCAACCTCTACGGCACTAACATCTACCGCAAGGGCGAAGACGTGGCCGAGCTGCGTCGCCGGGTGGGCATGGTGTTCCAGAAGCCGAACCCGTTCCCCAAGACCATCTACGAAAACGTGGTCTATGGCCTGCGCATCCAGGGCATCAACAAAAAGCGCATTCTCGATGAAGCCGTCGAGTGGGCCCTTAAAGGCGCGGCGCTGTGGGATGAGGTCAAGGACCGCCTGCACGAATCGGCCCTTGGCCTGTCCGGCGGCCAGCAGCAGCGTCTGGTCATCGCCCGTACCATCGCGGTAGAGCCGGAAGTATTGCTGCTCGACGAACCCTGCTCGGCGCTGGACCCGATCTCAACCCTGAAAGTCGAAGAGCTGATCTACGAGCTCAAGTCCAAGTTCACCATCGTCATCGTGACCCACAACATGCAACAAGCAGCGCGGGTTTCCGACTACACCGCGTTCATGTACATGGGCAAACTGGTGGAATTCGGCGATACCGATACCCTGTTCACCAATCCGGCGAAGAAGCAGACCGAAGACTACATCACCGGTCGCTACGGCTAG
- the pstA gene encoding phosphate ABC transporter permease PstA, translating into MKQNSLNGWFKSGAPGVWISGGAVAIAVIMTIGLLAVIAVRGLGHFWPADLIQANYNVPGQENHIVIGEVVQKEEVPRERLKSAGLPVPDQGPEFMTRELIKVGNRDLNGNDFTWIVGEWLKDQTKPVQLMAIERREWGNFYGTLVNVKQDGKVIAEGEAAWPELQARVERVNKLAAQLKSLEKTDIGAINAGLERIRLHGRKLELEGKLDAAAQADMDADRAELNARYQDIEARLADLHAQFNRDALTARDGNGKEVEIGIGKVVHAYQPNAMGTMTKIGFYFSKVWEFLSDDPREANTEGGIFPAIFGTVMMTLIMAMIVTPFGVLAAVYLREYAKQNTLTRIIRIAVNNLAGVPAIVYGVFGLGFFVYVLGGSVDRLFFAEALPAPTFGTPGLLWASLTLALLAVPVVIVATEEGLARIPRTVREGSLALGATKAETLWKIVLPMASPAMMTGMILAVARAAGEVAPLMLVGVVKLAPSLPLDGNYPYLHLDQKIMHLGFHIYDVGFQSPNVEAARPLVYATALLLVLVIATLNLSAVWIRNHLREKYKALDS; encoded by the coding sequence GTGAAACAGAACTCCCTGAATGGATGGTTCAAGAGCGGCGCCCCAGGCGTCTGGATCAGCGGTGGCGCGGTGGCCATCGCGGTCATCATGACTATTGGTTTGCTGGCTGTGATTGCGGTGCGTGGTTTGGGCCACTTCTGGCCGGCTGACCTGATCCAGGCCAACTACAACGTACCGGGCCAGGAAAACCATATCGTCATCGGCGAAGTGGTGCAGAAGGAAGAAGTGCCGCGCGAGCGCCTCAAAAGCGCGGGCCTGCCCGTGCCGGACCAAGGTCCGGAATTCATGACGCGTGAGCTGATCAAGGTCGGCAACCGCGACCTGAACGGCAACGACTTCACATGGATTGTCGGCGAATGGTTGAAGGACCAGACCAAGCCTGTGCAGTTGATGGCCATCGAGCGTCGTGAGTGGGGCAACTTCTACGGCACCCTGGTCAACGTCAAGCAGGATGGCAAGGTCATTGCTGAAGGCGAGGCCGCGTGGCCGGAGCTGCAAGCCCGGGTCGAGCGCGTCAACAAGCTGGCCGCGCAGCTCAAGAGCCTGGAAAAAACCGATATCGGCGCGATCAACGCCGGCCTGGAACGCATCCGCCTGCACGGTCGCAAACTGGAACTGGAAGGCAAGCTCGACGCCGCTGCCCAGGCCGATATGGATGCCGACCGTGCTGAGCTGAACGCGCGCTACCAGGACATCGAAGCACGCCTGGCCGACCTGCACGCCCAGTTCAACCGCGACGCGCTGACCGCCCGTGACGGCAACGGCAAGGAAGTGGAAATCGGCATCGGCAAAGTGGTGCACGCTTACCAGCCGAACGCCATGGGCACGATGACTAAGATCGGCTTCTACTTCAGCAAGGTCTGGGAATTTTTGAGCGATGACCCACGGGAAGCCAACACTGAAGGCGGGATTTTCCCGGCCATCTTCGGCACCGTGATGATGACCCTGATCATGGCGATGATCGTGACACCGTTTGGTGTACTGGCTGCGGTGTATCTGCGTGAATACGCCAAGCAGAACACCCTGACCCGCATCATCCGTATTGCCGTGAACAACCTGGCCGGCGTACCGGCCATCGTCTACGGCGTGTTCGGCCTGGGCTTCTTCGTGTATGTATTGGGTGGCTCGGTTGACCGCCTGTTCTTCGCCGAAGCCCTGCCGGCGCCGACTTTCGGTACCCCGGGCCTGCTCTGGGCGTCGCTGACCCTGGCGCTGCTGGCGGTGCCGGTGGTGATCGTGGCCACCGAAGAAGGCCTGGCGCGGATTCCTCGCACCGTACGTGAAGGTTCGCTGGCGCTGGGCGCGACCAAGGCGGAAACGCTGTGGAAGATCGTGCTGCCGATGGCCAGCCCGGCCATGATGACCGGCATGATCCTCGCCGTGGCCCGTGCCGCCGGTGAAGTGGCGCCGCTGATGCTGGTAGGCGTGGTGAAACTGGCCCCGTCGCTGCCGCTGGACGGCAACTACCCGTACCTGCACCTGGACCAGAAGATCATGCACCTGGGCTTCCATATCTATGACGTCGGCTTCCAGAGCCCCAACGTCGAAGCCGCACGACCGCTGGTCTATGCCACCGCGTTGTTGCTGGTACTGGTGATCGCCACGCTCAACCTGTCGGCGGTGTGGATTCGTAACCACCTGCGCGAAAAATACAAAGCGCTGGACAGTTAA
- a CDS encoding helix-turn-helix domain-containing protein, producing MTNQNIHGERFSSVWDALEDTPQQAANMRLRSKLLLELCKTIRGWGLSQKEAAHRLGISQPRLNDVLTGKIDKLSLDALVNLSAAAQMNVDICFKGLPA from the coding sequence ATGACAAATCAAAACATTCACGGTGAACGTTTCAGCTCCGTCTGGGACGCGTTGGAAGATACCCCTCAGCAAGCCGCCAATATGCGGCTGCGTTCAAAACTGTTGTTGGAACTGTGCAAAACCATCCGCGGCTGGGGGCTTTCTCAAAAAGAAGCCGCCCACAGACTGGGTATCAGTCAGCCCCGCCTCAACGACGTACTCACCGGCAAGATCGACAAACTTTCGCTGGATGCTTTGGTCAATTTGTCGGCAGCCGCGCAGATGAACGTGGATATTTGTTTTAAGGGGCTGCCAGCATAG
- a CDS encoding hemolysin family protein, whose translation MDPSPGITFATLFADFGMILFALILVLLNGFFVAAEFAMVKLRSTRVEAIAHTNGWRGQILRTVHSQLDAYLSACQLGITLASLGLGWVGEPAFAHILEPLLGAVGVESPEVIKGVSFFAAFFVISYLHIVVGELAPKSWAIRKPELLSLWTAVPLYLFYWAMYPAIYLLNASANAILRIAGQGEPGPHHEHHYSREELKLILHSSRGQDPSDQGMRVLASAVEMGELEVVDWANSREDLVTLDFNAPLKEILALFRRHKFSRYPVYDAVRNEFVGLLHIKDLLLELAALDHLPESFNLAELTRPLERVSRHMPLSQLLEQFRKGGAHFALVEEADGKIIGYLTMEDVLEVLVGDIQDEHRKAERGVLAYQPGKLLVRGDTPLFKVERLLGVDLDHIEAETLAGLIYDTLKRVPEEEEVLEVEGLRIIIKKMKGPKIVLAKVLLLD comes from the coding sequence ATGGACCCTTCCCCTGGTATCACCTTCGCCACACTCTTCGCCGACTTCGGCATGATCCTTTTTGCTCTGATCCTGGTACTGCTCAACGGCTTTTTCGTTGCGGCGGAATTTGCCATGGTCAAACTGCGTTCGACCAGGGTCGAAGCCATCGCCCACACCAACGGCTGGCGCGGGCAGATCCTGCGCACCGTCCACAGCCAGCTCGACGCCTACCTGTCGGCCTGCCAGCTGGGTATCACCCTCGCCTCCCTGGGCCTGGGCTGGGTCGGCGAGCCGGCCTTCGCGCACATCCTCGAACCGCTGTTGGGCGCCGTGGGCGTCGAATCGCCGGAAGTGATCAAGGGCGTGTCGTTCTTTGCGGCGTTCTTCGTGATTTCCTACCTGCACATCGTGGTCGGCGAACTGGCGCCCAAGTCCTGGGCCATTCGCAAGCCTGAGCTGTTGTCGCTGTGGACGGCGGTGCCGCTGTACCTGTTCTACTGGGCCATGTACCCGGCGATCTATCTGCTCAACGCCAGTGCCAACGCTATCTTGCGTATCGCCGGCCAAGGCGAGCCCGGCCCGCACCATGAACACCATTACAGCCGTGAAGAACTCAAGCTGATCCTGCACTCCAGCCGTGGCCAGGACCCGAGCGACCAAGGCATGCGCGTACTGGCTTCGGCGGTGGAAATGGGCGAGCTGGAAGTGGTGGATTGGGCCAACTCCCGGGAAGACCTGGTGACCCTGGACTTCAACGCCCCGCTCAAAGAGATCCTGGCGCTGTTCCGCCGCCACAAATTCAGCCGCTACCCGGTGTATGACGCGGTGCGCAACGAGTTCGTGGGGCTGCTGCACATCAAGGACCTGCTGTTGGAACTGGCAGCCCTGGACCACCTCCCCGAGTCGTTCAACCTGGCCGAACTGACCCGCCCACTGGAGCGTGTGTCGCGCCATATGCCGTTGTCGCAGTTGCTGGAGCAGTTCCGTAAGGGCGGCGCGCACTTCGCCCTGGTGGAAGAAGCCGACGGCAAGATCATCGGCTACCTGACCATGGAAGACGTGCTGGAAGTGTTGGTGGGCGATATCCAGGACGAACACCGCAAGGCCGAGCGCGGCGTCCTGGCCTACCAGCCGGGCAAGCTGCTGGTACGCGGCGATACGCCGTTGTTCAAGGTGGAGCGCCTGTTGGGTGTCGATCTGGACCACATCGAAGCGGAAACCCTGGCCGGGCTGATCTACGACACGCTCAAGCGCGTGCCAGAAGAAGAAGAAGTGCTGGAAGTCGAAGGCCTGCGCATCATCATCAAAAAGATGAAAGGGCCAAAAATCGTGCTGGCCAAGGTGCTGCTGCTGGACTGA
- a CDS encoding response regulator, producing MSKVSVLVVDDASFIRDLVKKCLRNYFPGIKLEDAVNGKKAQTILMRESFDLVLCDWEMPEMSGLELLTWCREQPHLKAMPFVMVTSRGDKENVVQAIQAGVSGYVSKPFTNEQLLNKVKQALHKVGRLDALVASAPTKMNSAFGNDSLSALTGGKPEAVRSAPVAAVASAPSKGLLNSPPVQAPAAAPAAGRGQGQLRLSSGTQQCVIKALSIKEALLVVRRGDVLPQVLESAVLDLEQGDNAEVARLNGYLHAIVAFEPKPDSDWLQLTFRFIDQDAQKLDYISRLIARGTAQKHFVPGA from the coding sequence ATGAGTAAAGTCAGTGTATTGGTGGTGGATGACGCCTCGTTTATCCGCGACCTGGTGAAGAAGTGCCTGCGCAACTACTTCCCCGGGATCAAGCTTGAAGATGCGGTGAATGGCAAGAAGGCCCAGACCATCCTGATGCGCGAGTCTTTCGACCTGGTGCTGTGCGACTGGGAAATGCCGGAGATGTCCGGCCTGGAGCTGTTGACCTGGTGCCGCGAGCAGCCGCACCTCAAGGCCATGCCGTTCGTGATGGTGACCAGCCGTGGCGACAAAGAGAACGTGGTCCAGGCCATCCAGGCCGGGGTTTCCGGTTACGTCAGCAAGCCGTTCACCAACGAGCAACTGCTGAACAAGGTCAAGCAGGCCCTGCACAAGGTTGGCCGTCTCGACGCGCTGGTCGCCAGCGCACCGACCAAGATGAACTCGGCGTTCGGCAACGATTCCCTGAGCGCCCTGACCGGCGGCAAGCCTGAGGCCGTGCGTTCGGCCCCGGTTGCGGCGGTGGCTTCGGCCCCGAGCAAAGGCCTGCTCAACAGCCCACCGGTTCAAGCGCCAGCTGCCGCGCCGGCTGCCGGCCGTGGCCAGGGCCAGTTGCGCCTGTCCAGCGGCACCCAGCAATGCGTGATCAAGGCATTGAGTATCAAGGAAGCGCTGCTGGTGGTGCGTCGCGGCGACGTGTTGCCCCAGGTACTGGAAAGCGCCGTGCTCGATCTGGAACAAGGCGACAACGCCGAAGTGGCGCGCCTCAACGGCTACCTGCACGCAATCGTCGCCTTCGAACCCAAACCCGACAGCGATTGGCTGCAACTGACCTTCCGGTTTATCGACCAGGACGCGCAGAAACTCGACTACATCTCCCGCCTGATCGCACGGGGCACCGCGCAGAAGCATTTTGTGCCGGGTGCGTAA
- a CDS encoding ABC transporter permease subunit: MQDAGKPLMISLEEQNQVAMRVSDKGQALFFDIDTGAELKRVDLPLPAGSRVASIGEDQPGSPLVILGLSNGQSLVFRHTYKVSYPDGKKTITPAIEYPYGETPIVLDEAGRPLEHVALNATDTSLVVAGSAGSYLNVLTLSREENMMTGEVTSEQKRVELPQMTEPVKAIFIDPRQQWLYVVNGRALADVFSLRDKSLNGRYKLLEDGSAEITASTQLVGGISLIVGNSKGGLAQWFMARDPDGEQRLKQIRTFQMGTAPIVEITAEERRKGFTALDASGKFGVFHSTAHRTLLVDPVVDGQGVFGLSPRANRVIVEAGGKLQPLLLDNPHPEVSWSALWSKVWYENYDEPKYVWQSTAANTDFEPKMSLAPLTFGTLKAAFYAMLLAAPLAVAAAIYTAYFMAPSLRRKVKPVIELMEAMPTVILGFFAGLFLAPYVEGHLPGIFSLLMLLPIGILVAGFAFSRLPESLRLRVPDGWESAILIPVILFVGWLSLYMSPYLETWFFGGDMRMWISHDLGITYDQRNALVVGLAMGFAVIPNIYSIAEDAVFSVPRGLTLGSLALGATPWQTMTRVVILTASPGIFSALMIGMGRAVGETMIVLMATGNTPVMEMNLFEGLRTLAANVAVEMPESEVGGSHYRVLFLSALVLLLFTFIMNTLAELIRQRLRKKYSSL, from the coding sequence ATCCAGGATGCCGGCAAGCCGTTGATGATCTCCCTCGAAGAACAGAACCAGGTCGCCATGCGGGTTTCCGACAAGGGCCAGGCGCTGTTCTTTGACATCGACACCGGCGCCGAACTCAAGCGCGTCGACCTGCCGCTGCCGGCCGGTAGCCGCGTGGCGTCCATCGGGGAAGACCAGCCGGGCAGCCCGCTGGTCATCCTCGGTTTGTCCAATGGCCAGTCGCTGGTGTTCCGCCACACCTACAAGGTGTCCTACCCGGACGGCAAGAAGACCATCACCCCGGCGATTGAATACCCCTACGGTGAAACGCCGATTGTGCTGGATGAGGCCGGTCGTCCGTTGGAGCACGTAGCGCTCAATGCCACCGACACCTCCCTGGTGGTGGCCGGTTCGGCGGGTTCGTACCTGAACGTGCTGACCCTGAGCCGCGAAGAAAACATGATGACTGGTGAAGTCACCAGCGAGCAGAAGCGTGTCGAGCTGCCGCAAATGACCGAGCCGGTAAAGGCGATCTTCATCGACCCGCGCCAGCAGTGGTTGTATGTGGTCAACGGCCGAGCCCTGGCCGACGTATTCAGCCTGCGCGACAAGAGCCTCAACGGTCGCTACAAACTGTTGGAAGACGGCAGCGCTGAAATCACCGCCAGCACCCAGCTGGTGGGCGGTATCTCGCTGATCGTCGGTAACTCCAAAGGTGGCCTGGCCCAATGGTTCATGGCCCGTGACCCGGATGGCGAACAGCGCCTGAAGCAGATTCGCACGTTCCAGATGGGCACTGCGCCAATCGTCGAAATCACCGCTGAAGAGCGCCGCAAAGGCTTCACCGCCCTCGATGCCTCCGGCAAATTCGGCGTGTTTCACAGCACCGCCCACCGCACCTTGCTGGTAGACCCGGTGGTCGATGGCCAGGGCGTGTTCGGCCTGTCGCCACGGGCCAACCGTGTGATCGTGGAAGCCGGTGGCAAGCTGCAACCGCTGCTGCTCGACAACCCGCACCCGGAAGTGTCGTGGAGCGCGCTGTGGAGCAAGGTCTGGTACGAAAACTACGACGAGCCTAAGTACGTCTGGCAGTCGACCGCCGCCAACACCGACTTCGAACCCAAAATGAGCCTGGCCCCGCTGACCTTCGGTACCTTGAAGGCCGCGTTCTACGCCATGCTGCTGGCTGCGCCGCTGGCGGTTGCCGCCGCGATCTACACCGCTTACTTCATGGCTCCGAGCCTGCGCCGCAAGGTCAAGCCGGTGATCGAGCTGATGGAAGCCATGCCGACCGTGATCCTGGGCTTCTTCGCCGGCCTGTTCCTGGCGCCGTATGTGGAAGGGCATTTACCCGGGATATTCAGCCTGCTGATGCTGTTGCCGATTGGCATCCTGGTCGCCGGTTTCGCGTTCAGCCGCCTGCCTGAATCCCTGCGCCTGCGCGTTCCCGATGGCTGGGAAAGTGCGATCCTGATCCCGGTGATCCTGTTTGTGGGCTGGCTTTCGCTGTACATGAGCCCGTACCTGGAAACCTGGTTCTTCGGCGGTGACATGCGCATGTGGATCTCCCACGACCTGGGCATCACCTACGACCAGCGCAACGCCCTGGTCGTGGGCCTGGCCATGGGCTTTGCGGTGATCCCGAACATCTACTCCATCGCCGAAGACGCCGTGTTCAGCGTGCCGCGCGGCCTGACCCTGGGCTCCCTGGCCCTGGGCGCCACGCCGTGGCAGACCATGACTCGCGTGGTGATCCTGACCGCCAGCCCGGGCATCTTCTCCGCGCTGATGATCGGCATGGGCCGCGCCGTGGGCGAGACCATGATCGTGCTGATGGCCACCGGTAACACACCGGTGATGGAGATGAACCTGTTCGAAGGCCTGCGCACTCTGGCGGCCAACGTCGCGGTGGAAATGCCCGAGTCGGAAGTGGGCGGCAGTCATTACCGCGTGCTGTTCCTCTCGGCGCTGGTGCTGCTGCTGTTCACCTTCATCATGAACACCCTCGCCGAGCTGATTCGTCAGCGTCTGCGCAAGAAATACTCGTCGCTTTAA
- a CDS encoding M23 family metallopeptidase, producing MLLRLLLCCGLASVTTSTLAMTLYKSTDANGVVFFSDRHTPGAQAFELHERRVERVRRPVLDMPKPLYRPQAYRYPLPWRGGPFRLTQGPNGSFSHTDAKSRYAMDIAMPEGTPIIAARSGVVVKVENEQAGRGNDASGNFVRVQHDDGTQGVYLHLKQGSVSVRAGQRVAVGSPLALSGNTGNSSGPHLHFVVQRATEAGLVSIPYEFNQPVGALPNFALGN from the coding sequence ATGCTCCTTCGCCTTTTACTGTGCTGCGGGCTGGCCTCGGTCACTACCTCGACCTTGGCCATGACCCTCTACAAATCCACCGACGCCAATGGCGTGGTGTTTTTCAGCGACCGGCACACCCCGGGCGCTCAAGCGTTTGAGCTGCATGAGCGCCGAGTCGAGCGTGTAAGACGACCGGTGCTCGACATGCCAAAACCCCTCTACCGACCGCAAGCCTACCGTTACCCCTTACCCTGGCGCGGCGGCCCGTTCCGCCTGACCCAAGGCCCCAACGGCAGCTTCAGCCACACCGACGCCAAGAGCCGCTACGCCATGGACATTGCCATGCCCGAAGGCACGCCGATCATTGCGGCGCGCAGCGGGGTGGTGGTGAAGGTCGAGAACGAGCAGGCCGGGCGCGGCAATGATGCCTCGGGCAATTTTGTGCGGGTGCAGCACGATGATGGCACCCAAGGCGTGTACCTGCATCTCAAGCAAGGGTCGGTCAGTGTGAGGGCGGGGCAGCGCGTGGCGGTGGGGAGCCCGCTGGCATTATCGGGCAATACCGGCAACAGCAGCGGGCCGCACCTGCACTTTGTGGTGCAGCGGGCCACCGAGGCGGGGTTGGTGTCGATCCCGTATGAGTTCAACCAACCCGTCGGCGCATTGCCCAACTTTGCGTTGGGCAATTGA
- the phoU gene encoding phosphate signaling complex protein PhoU, with protein sequence MISKEGLTHHISAQFNAELEEVRSHLLAMGGLVEKQVNDAVTALIEADSGLAQQVREIDDQINQMERNIDEECLRILARRQPAASDLRLIISISKSVIDLERIGDEATKIARRAIQLCEEGEAPRGYVEVRHIGDQVRNMVRDALDAFARFDADLALSVAQYDKVIDREYKTALRELATYMMEDPRSISRVLSIIWVLRSLERIGDHARNISELVIYLVRGTDVRHMGLKRMKAEVEGSADQTPNVPGEPDDK encoded by the coding sequence ATGATTAGCAAAGAAGGCCTTACCCATCACATCTCCGCGCAGTTCAACGCCGAGCTTGAGGAAGTGCGCAGCCACCTCCTGGCGATGGGCGGGCTGGTGGAGAAGCAAGTCAACGATGCGGTCACCGCGCTGATCGAGGCCGATTCGGGCCTGGCCCAGCAAGTGCGTGAGATCGATGACCAGATCAACCAGATGGAACGCAACATCGACGAAGAATGCCTGCGCATTCTCGCCCGTCGCCAGCCGGCGGCCTCGGATTTGCGTTTGATCATCAGCATCTCCAAGTCGGTGATCGACCTGGAGCGCATCGGCGACGAAGCCACCAAGATCGCCCGCCGCGCCATCCAGCTGTGCGAAGAGGGCGAGGCGCCGCGCGGCTACGTAGAGGTGCGTCACATCGGCGACCAGGTGCGCAACATGGTGCGCGATGCCCTCGACGCGTTTGCGCGCTTCGACGCCGATTTGGCGCTGTCGGTGGCGCAGTACGACAAGGTCATCGACCGCGAGTACAAGACCGCCCTGCGTGAGCTGGCCACCTACATGATGGAAGACCCGCGCTCTATCTCAAGGGTCTTGAGCATTATCTGGGTGCTGCGCTCGCTGGAGCGGATCGGCGACCACGCGCGCAATATCTCGGAACTGGTGATCTACCTGGTGCGCGGCACCGACGTACGGCACATGGGCCTCAAGCGCATGAAGGCTGAAGTTGAAGGTTCGGCCGATCAAACCCCTAATGTTCCGGGCGAACCTGACGATAAGTAA
- a CDS encoding phosphate ABC transporter substrate-binding protein PstS produces MKLKRLMAAMTFVAAGVATANAVAAGVDPAIPAYVKTTGVSGNLSSVGSDTLANLMTLWAEGYKKEYPNVNIQIQAAGSATAPPALTEGTSNLGPMSRKMKDTELAAFEQKYGYKPTAIPVAVDALAVFVHKDNPIQHLTMEQVDAIFSSTRLCGGKADVKTWGDLGVTGDLANKPVQLFGRNSVSGTYGYFKEEALCKGDYKPNVNEQPGSASVVQSISSSLNGVGYSGIGYKTASVKTVALAKKGSTDFIEDTEENALNGKYPLSRFLYVYVNKAPNKPLAPLEAEFVKLVLSKQGQEVVVKDGYIPLPAKVAAKALADLGLKEGGK; encoded by the coding sequence ATGAAACTGAAGCGTTTGATGGCGGCAATGACTTTTGTCGCTGCTGGCGTTGCGACTGCCAACGCGGTGGCCGCTGGTGTTGACCCGGCAATCCCGGCTTACGTTAAGACCACCGGTGTGTCCGGCAACTTGTCCAGCGTCGGTTCCGATACCCTGGCTAACCTGATGACCCTGTGGGCTGAGGGTTACAAAAAGGAATACCCGAACGTCAACATCCAGATCCAGGCTGCCGGCTCGGCGACCGCGCCACCTGCGCTGACGGAAGGCACCTCTAACCTGGGCCCGATGAGCCGCAAGATGAAGGACACCGAACTGGCTGCCTTCGAGCAGAAGTACGGCTACAAGCCAACCGCTATCCCGGTTGCCGTGGATGCCCTGGCCGTGTTCGTGCACAAGGACAACCCGATCCAGCACCTGACCATGGAACAAGTCGACGCGATCTTCTCCTCGACTCGCCTGTGCGGTGGCAAAGCTGACGTAAAAACCTGGGGCGACCTGGGTGTGACCGGTGACCTGGCCAACAAGCCTGTGCAATTGTTCGGTCGTAACTCGGTATCCGGCACCTACGGTTACTTCAAAGAAGAAGCCCTGTGCAAAGGCGACTACAAGCCTAACGTGAACGAACAACCTGGCTCGGCTTCGGTCGTGCAGTCGATCAGCTCTTCGCTGAACGGCGTCGGTTACTCGGGCATCGGCTACAAGACTGCAAGCGTGAAGACCGTGGCCCTGGCCAAGAAAGGCAGCACCGACTTCATCGAAGATACCGAAGAGAACGCCCTGAACGGCAAGTACCCGCTGTCGCGCTTCCTCTACGTTTACGTCAACAAAGCCCCGAACAAGCCTCTGGCCCCGCTGGAAGCTGAGTTCGTGAAACTGGTGCTGTCCAAACAGGGCCAGGAAGTTGTCGTGAAAGACGGCTACATCCCGCTGCCAGCCAAAGTGGCCGCCAAGGCCCTGGCTGACCTGGGTTTGAAAGAAGGCGGCAAGTAA
- a CDS encoding type II toxin-antitoxin system RelE/ParE family toxin has translation MPRHKDVVFLGSSLKDLKAFPLDARRAVGFQLDLLQQGEQPCDCKPMRTMGRGVSEIRVTQESGAFRVFYVVNRPEAVYVLHALRKTTQKTEGRDIELARARLQEIG, from the coding sequence ATGCCAAGGCACAAGGACGTAGTGTTTTTAGGAAGCTCGCTCAAGGATCTCAAAGCGTTCCCGCTCGATGCCCGTAGGGCCGTGGGTTTTCAGTTGGACCTCTTGCAGCAGGGCGAACAGCCTTGTGATTGCAAGCCGATGAGAACCATGGGGCGGGGCGTCAGTGAGATTAGAGTTACTCAGGAGTCGGGAGCGTTTCGGGTGTTCTATGTGGTCAACCGGCCTGAGGCTGTTTATGTGCTGCATGCACTGCGCAAGACCACACAGAAAACCGAAGGGCGGGATATCGAACTGGCTCGCGCCAGGTTGCAGGAGATAGGTTAA